From the Homo sapiens chromosome 1, GRCh38.p14 Primary Assembly genome, one window contains:
- the WNT4 gene encoding protein Wnt-4 precursor, which translates to MSPRSCLRSLRLLVFAVFSAAASNWLYLAKLSSVGSISEEETCEKLKGLIQRQVQMCKRNLEVMDSVRRGAQLAIEECQYQFRNRRWNCSTLDSLPVFGKVVTQGTREAAFVYAISSAGVAFAVTRACSSGELEKCGCDRTVHGVSPQGFQWSGCSDNIAYGVAFSQSFVDVRERSKGASSSRALMNLHNNEAGRKAILTHMRVECKCHGVSGSCEVKTCWRAVPPFRQVGHALKEKFDGATEVEPRRVGSSRALVPRNAQFKPHTDEDLVYLEPSPDFCEQDMRSGVLGTRGRTCNKTSKAIDGCELLCCGRGFHTAQVELAERCSCKFHWCCFVKCRQCQRLVELHTCR; encoded by the exons GTACCTGGCCAAGCTGTCGTCGGTGGGGAGCATCTCAGAGGAGGAGACGTGCGAGAAACTCAAGGGCCTGATCCAGAGGCAGGTGCAGATGTGCAAGCGGAACCTGGAAGTCATGGACTCGGTGCGCCGCGGTGCCCAGCTGGCCATTGAGGAGTGCCAGTACCAGTTCCGGAACCGGCGCTGGAACTGCTCCACACTCGACTCCTTGCCCGTCTTCGGCAAGGTGGTGACGCAAG ggACTCGGGAGGCGGCCTTCGTGTACGCCATCTCTTCGGCAGGTGTGGCCTTTGCAGTGACGCGGGCGTGCAGCAGTGGGGAGCTGGAGAAGTGCGGCTGTGACAGGACAGTGCATGGGGTCAGCCCACAGG GCTTCCAGTGGTCAGGATGCTCTGACAACATCGCCTACGGTGTGGCCTTCTCACAGTCGTTTGTGGATGTGCGGGAGAGAAGCAAGGGGGCCTCGTccagcagagccctcatgaaccTCCACAACAATGAGGCCGGCAGGAAG GCCATCCTGACACACATGCGGGTGGAATGCAAGTGCCACGGGGTGTCAGGCTCCTGTGAGGTAAAGACGTGCTGGCGAGCCGTGCCGCCCTTCCGCCAGGTGGGTCACGCACTGAAGGAGAAGTTTGATGGTGCCACTGAGGTGGAGCCACGCCGCGTGGGCTCCTCCAGGGCACTGGTGCCACGCAACGCACAGTTCAAGCCGCACACAGATGAGGACCTGGTGTACTTGGAGCCTAGCCCCGACTTCTGTGAGCAGGACATGCGCAGCGGCGTGCTGGGCACGAGGGGCCGCACATGCAACAAGACGTCCAAGGCCATCGACGGCTGTGAGCTGCTGTGCTGTGGCCGCGGCTTCCACACGGCGCAGGTGGAGCTGGCTGAACGCTGCAGCTGCAAATTCCACTGGTGCTGCTTCGTCAAGTGCCGGCAGTGCCAGCGGCTCGTGGAGTTGCACACGTGCCGATGA